The DNA sequence CTATTCGGATAAAATATGATACTATTCTGGCATTCCACTAAGTGTTGAGCTCGTTTATTCTTGGCTTAAGTTCAACAAATTCCACAAATACAACCAACACACAAATCAATTTAATGCTGATTTACAGAAACTTAAATAACCAAGCATGAGCAAACAGATAGGAATATCGGAAATTTGCCTCAAAAATTTCGCCATATACTATTCAAACTAAAACTCAATAATTCTGACAAAAGGAAAAGGATATAAAAACAGAAAAAGTATCCATTCCTGAACACTTTTTGAGCCGGGGACGAGACTTTCGGCCGGACAAGCCTTCTGGCGGGCAGAAAACCCTCACCCTTAGCGTTGAAGACTAATACCCGATTTCAATTAGTTGAATGGAGGAATCAATTGCAATGAGCCTGAAAACAAAAAAGCATCAGTAAACTGATGCTTTTTCTTTTGAGCGGGAGACGAGATTCAAACTCGCGACCCTTAGCTTGGAAGGCTAATGCTCTATCAGCTGAGCTACTCCCGCGATTGTGAAGATTAGAATTTTGAATCTTGAAGTTAGAATAATTCTAAAATTCGCGATTCTGCCATTCCAATATTCCTGATTGTGGGGAGAGCAGGATTCGAACCTACGAAGACGTACGTCATCTGAGTTACAGTCAGACCCAGTTGGCCACTTTGGTATCTCCCCAATACAATATTTGAATCTTGAATGTCAGAATATTAGAATATACTAACCGGTAGATTGGAACCCATTTCATTCTAATATTCAAGATTCTAACACTCCAACCTTCATTAATGAGCCGAATCACAGATTCGAACTGTGGACCCCGAGATTACAAATCACGTGCTCTGGCCAACTGAGCTAATTCGGCATAAAAGTGGGTAAGCTACCTGCATCGCACCGCTCAACCGTTTACCCTTGCTGCCTTCCGACCCTGGGGGAATTCAACAGGAGCTAGTCGTACAGGACTTACCCGGCGCAAAAGTATGAAAAAAAGCCTTGCCTCCAAATGAAATCAAGAGCTGCCTGTAATTTTTTTTTAATCGAACAAACTAATCCTTTAACGCTCAATCCGGTATTGATTCAAAAAAAATTAAACTTTTGTTTTTAAACTTTAAATTAGTCGCAAATAACAGTGCTATCGATAAAATCAAATATATTTGTTAATCACTAATCAAAAACGCACAATGGAAGAACAACAAACAACCAGGATGAAATTAACCATGACTTATGGGATTTATCTTGCCGGAATTAGTATCGTTACGTCACTGTTTATTTGGGCAACAAGTCTCATCGAACATATGGGACTATTTGGTTCTGCTCTTATCGGAGTGTTTCAATTTGTCCTTTTAGCCTTTCTTTTAGTTTATTTCACTAAAAAATATCGAGATACGCTGTTTGATGGGAAAATTACATTTGGGCAAGCATTCACATTTGGTGTATTACTTGTTGTTTTTAGTTCTGTTATAAGTGCCCTCTATAGTTATATTCTTAATAAATACATCGACCCTGATTATATGCACCGGGTAATGACGATGATTCAGGATAAAACCTACCAGATGTTATCCAATCAAGGTTTATCTCAGGAGCAGATTGATTCGGCTATGGTAAAATTTGAGCAAAAAGGGATTCCATCTCCAATGGAAACTTTGGTTTCAAGCCTTCAGGGTGGAATTATTGGTGGAGCGATTATGTCGTTGATTAGTTCGGCCATTGTTAAAAAGAATGTGAAAGGTGAAGATGCTTTTGACGAAGCAATGGAAGACGTAAAAACAGAAGAATAGAAAATAATGGATATTTCCGTAGTTGTACCACTTTTTAATGAAGTAGAATCACTTCCTGAATTAACGTCGTGGATTGACCGCGTGATGGAAGCCAACCGCTTTTCGTACGAGATTATTTTAATTGACGATGGCAGTACCGACGGTT is a window from the Aquipluma nitroreducens genome containing:
- a CDS encoding DUF4199 domain-containing protein — protein: MEEQQTTRMKLTMTYGIYLAGISIVTSLFIWATSLIEHMGLFGSALIGVFQFVLLAFLLVYFTKKYRDTLFDGKITFGQAFTFGVLLVVFSSVISALYSYILNKYIDPDYMHRVMTMIQDKTYQMLSNQGLSQEQIDSAMVKFEQKGIPSPMETLVSSLQGGIIGGAIMSLISSAIVKKNVKGEDAFDEAMEDVKTEE